CGGAGTTTGACATCACCCCTTACGGCACCGAAGCGCTTGGCGTTATGCGGATCGAAAAAGGCCACGCAGCGGGCAACGAGTTGAACGGCACCACCACTGCGCAAAATCTTGGGATGGGGCGCATGGTTTCAAAAGCCAAAGACAGCATTGGGTCCATCCTGTCGGAACGCACAGGTTTGAACGCAGAGGGTGATTTACGCCAGGTCGGGATCAAACCTGTGGATATAACCGCCACCGTGCCAGCGGGCGCGCATTTGATGGGTGCAGATGGCCCGGTGGACGCGGCTCATGCGCAGGGATATGTGACTTCAGCCTGTCATTCTCCCAATTTGGGGCATGCAATCGCGCTGGCGTTTTTGAAAGATGGCGACCAACGGTTTGGCGAACGCATGAGGCTGGTAAGCCCGCTCACAGATGTCGAAACCGAAGTAGAGATCGTCAGCGCCCATTTCATTGACCCAGAGGGGGAACGGCTTCGTGCATGATCTAAAGCCACTCACCGCTCTAGGTGGAACCGAACCCCGCAATGACCGGTTTGATCACGTGAGCATCGTGGAAAATGACGGTCTGGCATTGGCCTCTGTTGCCGCGCGCCTGGGTCAGGAAAAAGCATGCCGCGCGGCTCTAAAGTCCCTTTTGGGAGCCGTGCCAGCACCCGGAAAGGCCCGATTGCGCGACCCGAAAGCAGGCTTCTGGATGGGCCCTGATCAATGGATGATCGGTGCGCCACGCGACAGTCATGAACTGTTGGCCGAAACCCTCAAGACGCGCTTTGGCGAGTGCGCTTCGGTCACCGAACAATCCGGCGCTTGGGTCTGTTTTGATGTCATTGGAGACGGCATGGCCGATATGTGTGAACGTCTTTGCGCAGTTCCGATCCGGCGTATGCAAAGCGGTGATGCACAGCGCACCGTGATCCATCAAATGGGGTGTTTTGTCATCCGGCGCGCGGAACAAGACCACATCCGAATCCTAGGGCCGCGCGCTTCGGCAGGATCACTTCACCATGCATTGATCACGGCAGCGCAGGCGACTGCCTAGGCCTGAGGCACAATCGCGTTGTCGCGCACGCGGAACATATTGACCTTTTCACGCTCTTCGCGCGGATGGGTCGCAAAGACGTCCATATAGGTTTT
This genomic interval from Paracoccaceae bacterium contains the following:
- a CDS encoding sarcosine oxidase subunit gamma, producing the protein MHDLKPLTALGGTEPRNDRFDHVSIVENDGLALASVAARLGQEKACRAALKSLLGAVPAPGKARLRDPKAGFWMGPDQWMIGAPRDSHELLAETLKTRFGECASVTEQSGAWVCFDVIGDGMADMCERLCAVPIRRMQSGDAQRTVIHQMGCFVIRRAEQDHIRILGPRASAGSLHHALITAAQATA